In a single window of the Deinococcus aetherius genome:
- a CDS encoding MFS transporter, which produces MHLPPTLWNRSFVLWLLASGQSQLGSALASIALSFLVLHQTGSAGQMALTLACSLAPNLLMPFAGALVDRVNLKIPLIGADVARGFLQVLVGGLALAWGEVPLWVVNGAALLTGFAGIFAGPAGSAAVPGLVPPAELARANGLLGGVGQGAWLVGTLAGGWLVSVFSPPVAIVLDGVSFFVMAALLLAVRLPGRVEPGGPRPGVLADVLSGLRLMRRSKVLTLVPCIGLVLNATLAPVTVITPKLMETLGAGAKGYGLFLALESLGMLLSGALIAVLGNRLPPRRATAAGLALTALIYGVMGLRPDVPVLLTGAVLLGFGFGILNTPLNTLMQRMVPAEYLGRVFSVLGTGSTLGMPLSLLLLSPLLDHTPPALWFGVASVLLLAGTLAWVLVALSERVPPDLHTLAGNRSASSPVADEPGRAQPAEA; this is translated from the coding sequence ATGCACCTGCCACCGACGCTCTGGAACCGCAGCTTCGTGCTGTGGCTGCTCGCTTCCGGGCAATCGCAGCTCGGCTCGGCGCTCGCCTCCATCGCGCTGAGTTTCCTGGTGCTGCACCAGACGGGCTCGGCGGGCCAGATGGCGCTGACCCTCGCCTGCTCGCTGGCCCCCAACCTGCTGATGCCCTTTGCGGGAGCACTCGTGGACCGGGTGAACCTGAAAATTCCCCTGATCGGGGCGGACGTGGCGCGCGGGTTCCTTCAGGTGCTTGTCGGCGGCCTCGCGCTCGCCTGGGGGGAGGTGCCGTTGTGGGTGGTGAACGGGGCCGCCCTGCTAACGGGGTTCGCGGGCATTTTCGCGGGCCCGGCGGGGAGTGCCGCTGTGCCCGGCCTCGTGCCGCCCGCCGAACTTGCCCGCGCGAACGGACTCCTGGGCGGGGTGGGGCAGGGGGCGTGGCTCGTCGGGACCCTGGCCGGGGGCTGGCTCGTGTCGGTCTTCTCGCCGCCCGTCGCCATCGTGCTCGACGGCGTGAGCTTCTTCGTGATGGCGGCGCTGCTGCTGGCGGTGCGCTTGCCGGGGCGGGTCGAGCCGGGCGGACCTCGCCCCGGCGTGCTCGCCGATGTCCTCAGCGGCCTGCGCCTGATGCGCCGATCAAAGGTGCTCACCCTCGTGCCCTGCATCGGCCTGGTGCTCAACGCCACCCTCGCCCCGGTCACGGTGATCACGCCGAAGCTGATGGAGACGCTGGGGGCAGGGGCGAAGGGCTACGGCCTCTTCCTCGCCCTGGAGAGCCTGGGGATGCTCCTCTCCGGTGCCCTGATCGCCGTGCTGGGCAACCGACTGCCGCCCCGACGGGCGACCGCCGCCGGACTCGCCCTCACCGCCCTGATCTACGGGGTGATGGGCCTGCGGCCCGACGTGCCCGTGCTGCTGACCGGCGCGGTCCTCCTGGGGTTCGGCTTCGGCATCCTGAACACGCCGCTGAACACCCTGATGCAGCGGATGGTGCCCGCCGAGTACCTGGGCCGCGTGTTCAGCGTGCTCGGCACCGGGTCCACCCTGGGGATGCCCCTCAGCCTGCTCCTCCTCTCGCCGCTGCTCGACCACACCCCCCCGGCCCTGTGGTTCGGGGTGGCCTCCGTTCTGCTGCTTGCCGGAACCCTCGCCTGGGTGCTCGTGGCCCTGTCGGAGCGGGTGCCGCCGGACCTGCATACCCTCGCGGGGAACCGAAGTGCATCCAGCCCGGTCGCCGATGAGCCCGGAAGAGCCCAGCCTGCCGAAGCGTGA
- a CDS encoding ArsR/SmtB family transcription factor: MSGEPERVANSAQAALLLDVGLRPLLDLLIQRPRSVGEVAQSLGVSVQRAHYLVGKLERVGVAEVVEVCPRAGRAVKRYRVLSRWFIPYEATGAETLEAFLDGQILPRVERFTHLSVGRFRELDDRWGFWLERGEKGSMLSIGTPRRKGYALFGGDEPFLLNIGGLRLTREQAGELKRRLLDVMEEFQTRDSPENPTYTFALMLVRGEVE; this comes from the coding sequence ATGTCCGGGGAGCCCGAGAGGGTGGCGAACAGCGCGCAGGCCGCCCTGTTGCTCGACGTAGGGTTACGCCCGCTCCTGGACCTGCTGATCCAGCGCCCGCGCTCGGTGGGTGAGGTGGCGCAGAGCTTGGGCGTGAGCGTGCAGCGCGCCCACTACCTCGTTGGTAAGCTGGAGAGGGTGGGTGTGGCGGAAGTGGTCGAGGTCTGCCCCCGGGCTGGCCGCGCGGTGAAACGCTACCGGGTGCTCTCCCGCTGGTTCATTCCCTACGAGGCGACGGGGGCGGAGACGCTGGAGGCTTTTCTCGACGGACAGATTCTCCCCCGGGTGGAGCGGTTCACCCACCTGAGTGTGGGGCGCTTCCGTGAACTGGACGACCGCTGGGGCTTCTGGCTGGAGCGGGGGGAGAAGGGCAGCATGCTCAGCATAGGCACGCCCCGCCGCAAGGGCTACGCACTCTTCGGCGGGGACGAGCCCTTCCTCCTGAACATCGGGGGCCTGCGTCTCACCCGAGAGCAGGCGGGCGAACTCAAGCGGCGGCTTCTGGATGTGATGGAAGAGTTTCAGACCAGGGACAGCCCAGAGAACCCTACCTATACCTTCGCCCTGATGCTCGTGCGCGGGGAGGTGGAGTGA